TATTTCTGGCCGAAGGAATCGGCCGCCAGCACGGCATTGCCGTACAGCACGAACTGAATCTTGTATTTGACCTTGTTGGCCTTGAGATCGCGGATGATCAGCGCGGCATTGGTGAGGGACTCCTGCAGCTGGGCCTTGGGATCGCTCACGCCGAAGACCACCTTGACGGGCTGATGCGCACGGAAATATTCGGCCCACTGCGGATCTTCAAGGACGGGAATGGTTTTGATGCCCGGGAACTGGGGCAGCGCATCCTGGGCCATGGCAGGCCGGACGAAGCCCAGCACGAACAACAGCCCTACCCAAGCAATCGCTTTTTTCATTACAAACACCTGTACGCTTTGAATGTATGGATTTAAAGGCGCGCATGACAGTCCCGCCACGCGTGGGCGTTTTTTGCGCGCCCGGGGAGAAGGACGGCTGAGACGCCATTCTATTCCCTTGATTGTTTCCCGCTTGCGACAATCACTACGATGCGTGCGCGTGATTATTGACCACGGCGGCCAGCCGCGCAGGTTCGTCGGTACCCAGCCGCACCCGCCTGCCGGAGCCGAACACGAGCTCCACCGCCTCCAGGCCGGACACGTTGTACAGCCAGCCGTCCGGGGTGAGATGAATGCCCCAGCCGTACCACCAGCGGTTGCGCACCGGTTTGGCGGAAACCACTTCGTCCAGGTCGAAGCGGAAGCGGATCGGGCCGGAACCGAAACGCGCGATAAGCCAGCGTCCTTCCTGCTCGATGGTGAGGGAGTGAAACAGCAACACCACGCCGGCCAACACCGCCAGCACTACCAGCATCACCGGGCTCCAGTGTGTCCTGGCCGCGGCGTACAGCGCCGCAAGCAGCCCGGCG
This genomic interval from Gammaproteobacteria bacterium contains the following:
- a CDS encoding DsrE family protein, which translates into the protein MKKAIAWVGLLFVLGFVRPAMAQDALPQFPGIKTIPVLEDPQWAEYFRAHQPVKVVFGVSDPKAQLQESLTNAALIIRDLKANKVKYKIQFVLYGNAVLAADSFGQKYASYSDLMQSLHAQGVEFRVCYNSLYSLHKDPSDVYSYMKVIPAG